The Verrucomicrobiia bacterium nucleotide sequence CCGGCGCGCCCTCCCCGGGCCGGCGGACGCGCCCCAACGGAGGATTCCCATGAACAAATGTGAAGTCTGCGGCAATGAATACGACAAGCTCTTCGAGGTGCGCTTGGGCGGGCACAGTCACAGCTTCGATTGCTTTGAATGCGCGATTCAGGCCCTGGCGCCGGTCTGCCTGCACTGCGGGTGCCGCGTCATCGGCCATGGCGTCGAGGCGGGCGGCCGCACCTTTTGCTGCGCCAGTTGCGCGGCCAAAGCGGGCGTGCACGGCGTCAAGGACCGCGCGGACGGACCGCTCCTCGCGGCCGTGTGACGTGGCGGGCGCCGGTCCGCGTGCTGCTTTCCGTGGACGGGCGCGGGTGTGAATCAAGCCAGGACGGCTGCCGCGGGCAGTCGTCAACCAAAGGAGCGTTATGAGAATGGCCGAATCCATGGCAGGCCGCCGGGATCGTTTGATCCACGAGCGGGTTCATGACCCCTACAAGAGCCGGCACAAACCGCCCGAGCCAAGCGTGTGCAAGGTCTGCCACGCCGTCTTTCGCGGCGGCCGCTGGCAGCGCGCCGAAGCGTGGCCGCTGGCGGCGCATCAGACGCTGTGCCAGGCATGCCAGCGCACGCGCGACGATTATCCGGCCGGGGTGATCACCCTCACCGGCGGCTTTGTCAGCGCACACAAGGATGAGATCCTTGGCCTGGTCCGGCATCACGAGCAGGAGGAAAACGCGGAGCATGTGCTGCATCGCATCATGCGGGTGGAGGAGGGCGCCGCCGGTCTGGTGATTCTGACGACGGACCTGCATCTGCCCCGCCGGATTGGCGAGGCCCTGCGGCGCGCGTTCAAAGGCGAACTGCACCTGCAATACGAGGACGAAGGTTGTTTCCTGCGGGTGAACTGGCGGCGTGAGGCGTGAACTTCCGGCCAGCTTGGGCGTGTCATCGTGCGTGCTGCCGGTCCGTTCATGACCGCGCACCCTGAAGGCTTCCGCCGGCGCAAGGCTGAGGGCGGGGGAAGTGCCGTGCGCATCCAGCCCAATCAATGAAATAACACGGAGCGCCCGCGAAGGCGTTTAAAAGCGCGGGATTGGCGCTGGACGGGCGGTGTTTGGCGGAGTAGATAGGTTTGCATGGTGGCTGTTCTTGGTTCCAGTGTTGGCCGGGGCATGCGTCCCAAAACAGGCGGCCAGGCGCCGCTCCCACGGCGCGATCCACGTTTACATGGGAGCGCAGACACCATTTCTGCCTTCAGCAAAAGCCATGACGTCTGCTTGTCATCGACACCCGTATGAAAACTTCACGCACTTTTTGCCTTGTCATAACAGCACTGGTCGTCGGTTTTGTTGCGGCCCGTTGGTGTTTCGCCCAGTCAACGAATCCAGCACCAAACAAGGAGTCAGCGATCGATAACAATTTCGCTCTTGAGGAATTGGAGTCCTTTGTCGCTTACCTACAGGAAACGAAGCAGACAAACGCCCTGAAGCGATTCGACGATTACAGCAATGTTTCCATTGTTTCCCGGAGTTCCGCTGATTTGGGGGTGCGTCTTTATATTCTGTATAGCCTTCGCACCGGCCACACAAACGAGGCCATCAACGTGTTGGAGGCCCGGATGACCTCAGATGTCGTCGCGTTTGCCGCCAGCTATCGCGATCTTCCCGTATCCATTCGCGAGAAGGTGAGCCTGACAGCATTTCGCAGGGCGAGGGATTATTGCCGAAAGTATCCGGTAAGAAGTGGTCACTCAGACGTTGACGAAATCGTGATGAAGGCCTTCACACTTTTGGATGAGCAGGCTGCCAAATGAGGTTCGCCGGGAGGCGATGCATTATGCCCGGCATGAGTCCCACACCGTGTGGCCCGTCGCCGCTCACGCGGCGCAACCCGCGTTTTATGCCCAAGAGAGACACCCCTGCCTGCTTCAACGAAGGCCGCACTGTTCTGTTCAAACCACTTCGCGCGTCATGAGACTAATCGCCGTTTTCATTCTTTCATGCATTTCGACTTTCGCTGCGGATACCGGCGTTCACATGACTGCGAGCGCCAGCACGAATGCCGAAACCGGAGCTGTCTATTTGGAGGAGACGTTTACCCGCAATGGACAGACCAATCTGGTCCGCAGAACTAAAACAGAAGATGGCGTTGTTACGGGCAGGATTCAGAGATTCTATCACGATGGCGAATTTGTGGCTGTCCATGTCGTCGTCAGCAAGCCTTCCCACATGGCGAGAGAGTCGTTTTCCACCACTGGGTCGTCATGCTCAGTAAATGTTGATTTTTCCCCGACCAAGGAGATTGAACGAGTGATCATCACCAGAACGAAGGGGAACGTTCTGGAAGGGTTTGCCGCGACCAATGGCGTGTTCTACCCCGTCAGCAATTCAGATTTGCGGATTAGACCGGTGAAATGAAGTTGTCGGCCAACTAGATTTGATGAGAAGGCAGAGGCACACCACGAGGCGATGCATTAGATTCCTCTGCCCTGTAAAAAGTAATCCACATGCCCGTTGTTTCCCCTCGTCCGCTCTTGCTCCTGCTAGCGGTTTGATCCTCGTTTTCGATCTCGGCGACCTTTAACATCCCGTCTGTGCGCCCTCAATGTCGGGGGCGGGGCCAAGCGTGCCTGGCGGGATTGGCGCTGGACGGACGGGGCTTGGCGGAGTAGACAGGTCTTCATGGTGTTTGCGCTTCGTTCCTTTGTTGTCTGGGGCGTGCGTCCCACAACCGGTGGCCCGGCGCCGCTCCGGCGGCGCAACCCACGTTTACTCCGGAGCGCAGACACCGCTTTTACCTTCACCGAAAGCCATGCTGTCTGGTCACGACATTCACGCCATCGCTCATGAAAACATTGCTTCGTTCTCTTCTGGCAGCGGGGATTCTACTTTGCGCTATTATTACGGTGGAAGCGACGGAGTATGCGCGGCCATTCCCGGTCATCGGTATTCCCAAAGGCGCATTGTCGGAGCAGCGAGCCGCCGCCGAGAAGTTGGGACGAGAGTTTGGCGGCACCGTCAGCATGCTCGACACA carries:
- a CDS encoding BCAM0308 family protein yields the protein MAESMAGRRDRLIHERVHDPYKSRHKPPEPSVCKVCHAVFRGGRWQRAEAWPLAAHQTLCQACQRTRDDYPAGVITLTGGFVSAHKDEILGLVRHHEQEENAEHVLHRIMRVEEGAAGLVILTTDLHLPRRIGEALRRAFKGELHLQYEDEGCFLRVNWRREA